The sequence GCGGGGCGTGGCCGTGTCTGTGTACCCCGACGCTTTCGGACGCAAGATCGAACACTGGGACCAGATTCCCCAGAACGCCGCCTTCATGAACGCGATGGGCGTCCTGATGACCCTCCACTCAGACTTTCCCTTCTTCGCTCAGCGCTTGAGCACCGAGGCCGCTAAGCTCATCAAGTATGGCGGCATCTCTGAAGAGGACGCGCTCAAGAGCATCACCCTGAACCCCGCCCGCCTCATCGGTATCGAGAAGTGGGTCGGCAGCCTCGAAGTGGGGAAGCATGCGGACATCTCCGTCTTCAACCGGCACCCCTTCGACTCGTTCACACTCTGCCAGAGGACGTACATCGACGGAGAGCTGGTTTTCGACCGCCAAAGGGACCAAGCATGGCTTGCCCGATACGAGTGAAGGATCTCTTCCTGGGGAGCCTTGCCGGAGGCTTGCTCCTCTCCGGGGTCGCGCTCTACGGCCAAGGCGTCGGAGCGAAGGTCGGGGGCCCTCGAGTTGCCGGCCACGACCTCGCCATCCGCAACGTCGAGATCCTGACCGTCTCCGGCGCTCGGATCTCCCATGGAACCATCATCTTGAGGGGGGAGCGCATCGCGGCGCTAGGCACCTCGGTCGCCGTGCCCAGCGGAGCGGAGGTAGTAGACGGCAGTGGCCTGACGGCGTGCCCAGGCTTCTTCGACGCCTTTAGCGGTCTCGGCTTGACCGAGATCGCGAACGTGCCCGCGTCAAACGACAGCCAGGAAACGGCAGACCCGATCACCCCGCAGCTGCGGGCCAGCGACAGCTACTTCCTCGACTCGGAGCTGCTTCCAGTCGTGAGGGCGGCTGGGATCCTCACGGTCCTCTCGGCCCCGGGGCCAGGGGCGGTCATCGCGGGGCAGGCCGCGCTCATGCGCACCGCGGGGGGCACCGTCGAAGAGGCGGGCTTGCAAGACGTGGCGGGCCTGCTCGTCAACCTCGGGGAACCGCCCAAGCGTGCTTTCGGAGAGCGGGGCAAGGCGCCTCAGACGCGGATGGGTATTGCGGCGCTCCTCCGGCAAACGCTCATGCAGGGCCGGGAATACGCGGCCAAGCGGGCGGCGGACGCCAAGGTGCCGGTCGACTCTCGCCTCGAACCCGTGGCCGCCGCTCTGGCCGGCCGGGCGCGCGTGCTGGTGCGGGCTCATCGCCGGGATGATATCCTCACCGCCCTCCGCTTCGCCGACGAGTTTGGTCTCAAGCTCGTTCTTGTAGGCGGCAGCGATGCCCCCCGCCTGGCCGGTGAGCTGGCCAAGCGCGCCGTCCCGGTCATTCTCTGGATCGACCAGCAGCCTGATACTCCGGAGACGGCGGGAGCCAGCTACGACGCCGCGGCCGTGCTGCAGCGCGCGGGGGTTCGAGTGGCCTTCGGATCGAACGAGACCACTCTCTCGCGGCAGCTCGTCGCAAATGTCGGTCTTGCCGTGGCCTATGGTCTGCCTTACGATGAGGCGTTGAAAGCCCTGACACTCTCCGCCGCCCAGATCTTCGGGGTGGATGACCGGCTGGGCAGCCTCGAAGTGGGCAAGGAAGCCACACTATTCCTTAGCCGGGGCGACCCCCTTCAGGTCACGTCTCGGGTAGTGTCGGTGTTCGTGCGAGGGGCACGCTACGAACCACGAAGCTACCAGACGTCGCTCTGCGAGCAGTACATCGCGCCGAAGAAGGGAACGATCTCATGTCTGCCCAAGTGAACGATCGCCGCCGATTCTTGACCGGGGCCCTGTCCGCACTGACCGCGGGGCTCGTGGCCCGGCCCTCACGCGTGGCGAGCGGCGAGGCGGAGACCCCGCCTCGCATCGGCAGAGAGCACTACGTGACCCTTGGCCGCACGGGCATGAGCGTCTCGCCCGTGGCCGCGGGGCTGAGCCTGAAGGCGAGCGACCTGGTCGCCGCCGCTGACGCTGGGATCAACTACTTCGACACCGCCGAGAAGTACTTGAACCTCGAGCACAACCGAATGGTGGGTCAAGCTCTCAAGGGGCGCGAGCGGAAGACCATCTTTGTCTCCGCGAAATTCCAGGACGGCCTTCAGAAGGAGCTGACCGCCAGCACCGACGAGATCGTAATCCGCGTCAACCAGTGCCTGGAACGCCTCGGGACGGACTACATCGACTGCATGCTGATCCACAACGTGCAGAACCCCGATGCCCTGGACAACCCGAAATGGCTCGCCGCCTACGAGCGCCTGAAGACCGACGGCAAAGTGCGTTGTCTCGGCGCCTCGACCCACGACCCCAAGCTCTCGGACATTGTTGCTCGCATCGTGCAGTCGAACCGCTATGACTTGATGCTGCTCGCCTACAACCCGACGACCGACGGGGACCTGTACGGCTCGCGCGGATGGCCGGCGATCCCGCGACTCCTCGAGGAGGCAGGCCGCAAGCAAATCGCGGTCTCCACCATGAAGGTCATGATCGGAGCGGTGGCGGCGGGCGCCGCCAAGGGCGTGGGACCGGACGGCATCGACCCGAACGACATCAAGGCCCGCAGCAAGTACCTCGACGCCCGAATCGCCGCCACGCGTTGGGTGCTCAGTAACCCGAACGTGCACGTCGTGCAGTTCACGATGACGGGACCGGAGACGGTGGCCGCGGCGGTGACGGCAGCCACGACCCGCTTCACGGCGACGGACAAAGTGGTCGCTACGGCCTACCATCACGCGACCCGCGGCCAAGGCTGTCCGGTGCCATGCCCGGCCCCCTGCCTTGACGCCTGTCCGGCCGAGGTCGCGATCCCGGACGTGCTGCGGCACCGGATGTACTACGAGCACTTCGGCCTGCAGAAGCAGGCCATGCTTGAGTACGGCGCGCTGCCCCCGGCCCAGCAGGCCCGCGTCTGCCTCGACTGCCCGAGCCAGGCCTGCGTCCAGGCGTGCCCGGAAGGCCGACCCGTGAAGGATCTGACGCGGGGGACGCACGCCCTGCTCACGCTGGCTTAGCGCGTCGGACAGGGTAGAGACCAGGACGGCATGAACGAGCCCGCCGGCCGCATCTTCACGAAGAACTTCGTCGTTCTGAGCGCGTACGGGATGCTCGCCCTCGGGCTGTCCCTCATGCTCGTCACCGGCCTGCCCCTCTACCTCAAGGGTCAGGGCTGGGAGCCGCAGCGCCTGGGCGCAACCCTCGGTGCGTACTTCCTCACGAGCATGATGGTGCGGCCGTTCGTCGGACGCGAGGCCGACCGCCGCGGTCGCAAGGCCATCCTCGTGGTGGGCGCGATCCTCATGCTGCTGCCGTGTCCCTTCTACCTGTTTCCGACTACGGGAGTGGTGCTGGCCCTACGGATCGTCCAGGGCGTGGGCTGGGCGATGGCCACCACGGCCACTGCGGCCATGGCGTCCGAGATCGTCCCACCTGGCCGTATAGGGGCCGGGATGGGCATCTTCGGGATCCTGAACGGCTTGGGCTTCACGTTCGGCCCCGCCCTGGGAGCCTATCTTCTGAACATTGGCGGGGGCAAGGCGTTCCTCGGTGCGGCGGCGGCGCTGGCGTCCGCGGTTCTCGTCTGCGGCTTGGTCATAGACGCCCCGCCGTCGCGAGGGGGCTCAGGGCTCACGTGGGGAGACTCGGCAACGCTTGCCCGAAGGCTGGGCCGTCCCCTGCTCGTGACCCTCGCCGTGAGCTTCGGGTACGGCGCCGTCCAGACATTCCTGCCCCTCTACGCCCGGGCGTCGGGGGTCGCCAATCCGGGAGTCTTCTTCACGATCTTCTCGGTAATGTCCTTCGGGAGTCGTCCCGCCATGGGGAAGCTGTCGGACACCTGGGGCCGCAAGCCGACGGCGGCCCTCTTGATGCTCGTGATCGCGGCGACGTTCGCGCTCCTCAGCTACTCGGCGAGCCTGTCGTTCCTGGTGACGGCGGGCGCGTCCTACGGAATCGGTCACGGCGCCATCTACACGGTGCTGATGGCCCTTTTGGCCGATCTGACGCGTCCGCAGGACCGGGGCCTCGCATACGGCATCTTCGGAACCGCCATCGACCTCGGCATCAGCTGCGGCAACTTCGCCACCGGCGCTCTTGTCCAGCCCATCGGCTACGGGGGGGCGTTCCTTCTCGCGGCCGCGGTGGTCGTGGCTTCGCTGCCCGTGCTGCTGGGGCATAGACCAGCCCCGATGGTTAGTCCCAGCCCGGAGACAGTCAAGTGAGTGACATTCAGGGCCAGGTCGCGCTCATCACCGGCGCGAGCCGTGGGATAGGCGAGGCGCTCGCCCGGGCCTTCCGCGGGGCGGGGATGCGGCTCGTCCTCTCGGCTCGTGGTTCAGAGGCCCTGCAAACGCTGGCCCACGAGCTGGACCCCGGCGGGCGTGAGGTCCTGGCCGTCCCCGGCAATGTCGGGGATAGCGCGTACTGTGAGCGCCTGATCGCGGAGGCCGAGCGCGCCTTCGGAGCCATCGACGTCCTCGTCAACAACGCTGGCTTGGCAATCGGCGGGAAGATCGCGGAGACGCGGCTCGAGGATGTGGAGCTGATGGTAAGGGTGAACTTTCTCGGCGCCTACTACTGCACGCGCTTTGCGCTTCCGGGGATGATCGCGCGCCGCCGGGGGCACGTGGTGATGATGGACTCGGTGGCGGGTATCAAGTACACCCCCGGGGCATCGATCTACTCCGCCACCAAGTTCGCTCTGCGCGCACTTGCGGAGGCCTTGCGCAACGAGGTCCAGTCCTACAACGTCAAAGTCACGGCGATCTATCCAGGCGTAACCCTAACGACCTACTTCGACCCGAGCAATCCAAAAGCCCTGCCGCCCCCTATGCCGCTCGAAGCCATGCTCACCTCCGAGGACGTGGCCGCGGCCACCCTCTCGGTTCTCGGGCTGCCCGATCGAGTATCGGTCAACACGGTCATCCTCAGGCCGACCATCCAGGAGCGCTAAGGTGGCGGACGAGGGAAGGGAGCCGGCGGTGGAAGACCTGGGGCGATGGCGAGCGGAGTTCCCGATCCTGGAGCGATCGGTTTACATGATCAGCAACTCTCTAGGTGCCATGCCCCGGGGCGCGGCCGACGGCCTTGCCAAGTACGCCGAGACCTGGGCCACGCGCGGCATCCGGGCCTGGGAAGAGACGTGGTGGGAGCTGGCCGGGCAGGTCGGCAACAAGGTGGCCGGAATCATCGGAGCTCCGCAAGCGTCCGTCAGCATGCACGAGAACGTGACCACGGCCGAGACGGTGGTGCTCTCCTGCTTACGGCCGGAAGGCCATCGCCGGAAGATCGTGTGCTTGGAGATGGACTTCCCTTCCCTCATTTACCTCTACCGTGCCCACGAGCCCTTGGGCTTCGAGGTCGCACTCGTGCCCTGCGAGCCCGATCTCACGACCTCCGTGGAGCGCCTGCTGCAGGCAATCGACGAGTCTACGCTCTTGGTCGCGCTCTCCCATGTGCTCTTCCGGAGCTCCTACATCATGGACGTGCTGCCGATCGTCAGGCGAGCGCACGCGGTGGGAGCGAGAGTCGTTCTCGATACTTACCAGTCGGCCGGCATCATCCCGGTGGACGTGACCGCGCTGAACGTGGACTTCGCGGTCGGAGGTTGCCTCAAGTGGCTGTGCGGCGGTCCGGGCAACGCGTTCCTCTACACAAGGCCGGATCTCATGGGGGCTCTCGTCCCGCGGTTCACGGGCTGGGTGGGTCATCGTGATCCCTTCGCCTTCGACACCGGACCCATGACGCCGAGGGTCGACGCGCTCCGGATGATGAACGGCACCCCCTCGATCCCGGCCTATTACGCGGCCATTGCCGGCCTCGACATCGTGCGGGAGATCGGGGTCGAGCGTATCCGCGCGAAGTCAAAGAAGATGACGACTCATCTCTTCGACCTGATCGACAGAAACGGCTTCAGCTCCACGGCGTCCCGCTATCCGGAGCGGTTGGCGGGCACGGTGGCCCTAACGGTGCCCGACGCGAAATACGTGGCTCGTACCCTCAAGGCTCTCGACTTCTTGGTGGACTACCGGGTGGGCTCCGGGATACGCATCTCGCCGCACTTCTACAACACGTTTGAAGAGCTGGACCGCCTGATCGCGGAGGTGGTTCGCATCGTGAAGACGAAGGACTACGACATGACCGCGCCGTTCACGTCTTTGGTGACCTGAGGTCGTCCACTATGACGGAGCGAGTCGCGCTGGTAACAGGGGCCGCGGGAGGTATCGGCCTAGCGACCTGTCGAGCCCTCCTCGCCCGGGGTGGGGCTGTGATCGGCGTCGACTTGGACGAAGACCGGCTCTCCCAGTCCCGCGCGCGCCTCGTGGACTCGGGGCTCCTGGGTTTCACGACCTACTGCGCCGATCTCACGGACGCGGCGAAGGTTGCGGAGCTCTTCGCATGGGTCGAGCAACAGCACCAGGGTCTGGACGTGCTCGTCAACAACGCGGGCACCTGCATTTGCACAGAGTTCGTCGACATCTCGCCAGACGAGCTGCGCCGGCAGATGGCCATCAACTTCGACAGCGCCTTTTACTGCTGTCAGCACGCGATCCCGCTCATGCTGAAGCGGCCAGGGATCAAGAAGATCGTCAACATCTCCTCGAACGGAGCCTACAACTTCGATGTGTTCGACCCCGCCCACTACCGAGCGAGTAAGGCCGCCCTCGACACGCTCACAAAGCACTTGACGCGGCGCTATGCGCGCGAGGGGATCGCCGTGAACTCGATTGCCCCGGCCATGACCCGGACCGACCTTTTCAAGGTGGTAGGTCCGGAAGTGCTGGAGAAGGCGCTGGCCGCCATGCCGCGGGGCCGGCCCCTCGAGCCCGATGAA comes from Vicinamibacteria bacterium and encodes:
- a CDS encoding aminotransferase class V-fold PLP-dependent enzyme; amino-acid sequence: MADEGREPAVEDLGRWRAEFPILERSVYMISNSLGAMPRGAADGLAKYAETWATRGIRAWEETWWELAGQVGNKVAGIIGAPQASVSMHENVTTAETVVLSCLRPEGHRRKIVCLEMDFPSLIYLYRAHEPLGFEVALVPCEPDLTTSVERLLQAIDESTLLVALSHVLFRSSYIMDVLPIVRRAHAVGARVVLDTYQSAGIIPVDVTALNVDFAVGGCLKWLCGGPGNAFLYTRPDLMGALVPRFTGWVGHRDPFAFDTGPMTPRVDALRMMNGTPSIPAYYAAIAGLDIVREIGVERIRAKSKKMTTHLFDLIDRNGFSSTASRYPERLAGTVALTVPDAKYVARTLKALDFLVDYRVGSGIRISPHFYNTFEELDRLIAEVVRIVKTKDYDMTAPFTSLVT
- a CDS encoding SDR family oxidoreductase codes for the protein MSDIQGQVALITGASRGIGEALARAFRGAGMRLVLSARGSEALQTLAHELDPGGREVLAVPGNVGDSAYCERLIAEAERAFGAIDVLVNNAGLAIGGKIAETRLEDVELMVRVNFLGAYYCTRFALPGMIARRRGHVVMMDSVAGIKYTPGASIYSATKFALRALAEALRNEVQSYNVKVTAIYPGVTLTTYFDPSNPKALPPPMPLEAMLTSEDVAAATLSVLGLPDRVSVNTVILRPTIQER
- a CDS encoding MFS transporter, which produces MNEPAGRIFTKNFVVLSAYGMLALGLSLMLVTGLPLYLKGQGWEPQRLGATLGAYFLTSMMVRPFVGREADRRGRKAILVVGAILMLLPCPFYLFPTTGVVLALRIVQGVGWAMATTATAAMASEIVPPGRIGAGMGIFGILNGLGFTFGPALGAYLLNIGGGKAFLGAAAALASAVLVCGLVIDAPPSRGGSGLTWGDSATLARRLGRPLLVTLAVSFGYGAVQTFLPLYARASGVANPGVFFTIFSVMSFGSRPAMGKLSDTWGRKPTAALLMLVIAATFALLSYSASLSFLVTAGASYGIGHGAIYTVLMALLADLTRPQDRGLAYGIFGTAIDLGISCGNFATGALVQPIGYGGAFLLAAAVVVASLPVLLGHRPAPMVSPSPETVK
- a CDS encoding amidohydrolase family protein yields the protein MACPIRVKDLFLGSLAGGLLLSGVALYGQGVGAKVGGPRVAGHDLAIRNVEILTVSGARISHGTIILRGERIAALGTSVAVPSGAEVVDGSGLTACPGFFDAFSGLGLTEIANVPASNDSQETADPITPQLRASDSYFLDSELLPVVRAAGILTVLSAPGPGAVIAGQAALMRTAGGTVEEAGLQDVAGLLVNLGEPPKRAFGERGKAPQTRMGIAALLRQTLMQGREYAAKRAADAKVPVDSRLEPVAAALAGRARVLVRAHRRDDILTALRFADEFGLKLVLVGGSDAPRLAGELAKRAVPVILWIDQQPDTPETAGASYDAAAVLQRAGVRVAFGSNETTLSRQLVANVGLAVAYGLPYDEALKALTLSAAQIFGVDDRLGSLEVGKEATLFLSRGDPLQVTSRVVSVFVRGARYEPRSYQTSLCEQYIAPKKGTISCLPK
- a CDS encoding aldo/keto reductase, whose translation is MSAQVNDRRRFLTGALSALTAGLVARPSRVASGEAETPPRIGREHYVTLGRTGMSVSPVAAGLSLKASDLVAAADAGINYFDTAEKYLNLEHNRMVGQALKGRERKTIFVSAKFQDGLQKELTASTDEIVIRVNQCLERLGTDYIDCMLIHNVQNPDALDNPKWLAAYERLKTDGKVRCLGASTHDPKLSDIVARIVQSNRYDLMLLAYNPTTDGDLYGSRGWPAIPRLLEEAGRKQIAVSTMKVMIGAVAAGAAKGVGPDGIDPNDIKARSKYLDARIAATRWVLSNPNVHVVQFTMTGPETVAAAVTAATTRFTATDKVVATAYHHATRGQGCPVPCPAPCLDACPAEVAIPDVLRHRMYYEHFGLQKQAMLEYGALPPAQQARVCLDCPSQACVQACPEGRPVKDLTRGTHALLTLA
- a CDS encoding SDR family oxidoreductase; this translates as MTERVALVTGAAGGIGLATCRALLARGGAVIGVDLDEDRLSQSRARLVDSGLLGFTTYCADLTDAAKVAELFAWVEQQHQGLDVLVNNAGTCICTEFVDISPDELRRQMAINFDSAFYCCQHAIPLMLKRPGIKKIVNISSNGAYNFDVFDPAHYRASKAALDTLTKHLTRRYAREGIAVNSIAPAMTRTDLFKVVGPEVLEKALAAMPRGRPLEPDEVAAWVAFLASPAGDCASGNVIILNQGRDVR